From Bacteroides uniformis:
GAATGTGCGCATCGGTGATTATTGCCGCATCTGTGGTACATGCCGTCTGTATAACGGAAGCATCAACAGCAACGAGGTGGCGCCGGTACACATCGGGCATGGGGTGATTTGTGATGATTTCATCATCTCTACCGGGTCTCATGTAGATGACGGAGCTATGCTGAGCCGCTGCTTCGTGGGGCAGGCATGCAAGTTGGGACACAACTACTCTGCCTCGGATTCTTTGTTTTTCAGCAACTGCCAGGGAGAGAACGGGGAGGCGTGCGCTATTTTTGCCGGACCCTATACGGTAACCCACCATAAGTCTACGTTGCTGATTGCCGGTATGTTTTCCTTTATGAATGCCGGTTCGGGGTCCAATCAGAGTAACCATATGTATAAGTTAGGACCTATCCATCAAGGCACTTTGGAACGTGGTGCCAAGACGACTTCCGATTCGTACATCCTATGGCCTGCAAGGGTAGGGGCATTCTCTTTGGTAATGGGGCGCCATGTCAACCATTCTGATACTTCGAACCTGCCGTTCTCTTACTTGATAGAGCAGAATAATACCACCTACCTTGTACCCGGTGTCAACCTGCGTAGTGTGGGTACCATCCGTGATGCCCAGAAGTGGCCGAAACGTGACGGGCGTACCGACCCGAACAAACTGGATTACATCAACTATAATCTTCTCAGCCCCTACACGGTGCAGAAAATGTTCAAGGGACGGGAAACGTTGCAGAATCTGCGTCATGCCAGTGGCGAGCTTTCGGATATCTATTCTTTCCATAGTGCGAAGATACGTAACTCGGCTTTGGTGAAAGGTATCCGCTTCTATGAAATAGCCATTCATAAGTTCCTCGGAAACTCTGTCATCAAGCGCTTGGAAGGCATTGACTTCCGGAGCAATGAAGAAATACGTGCCCGTTTGAAGCCCGATACTGCCATTGGCAGCGGCGAATGGGTGGATATTTCCGGATTGATAGCCCCAAAGAGTGAGATAGATGCGCTGATAGACGGTATTGAGTCCGGCAAAGTCAATCGCTTGAAGTCTATCAATGCCGAGTTTGAGAAGATGCACAGCAACTACTATACCTACGAATGGACCTGGGCGTATGAGAAGTTGGAAGAGTTCTATGGTATCAAGCCGGAAGGTATGACGGCAGAAGACGTCATACATATTGTCGAAAAATGGAAAGAAGCAGTAGTTGGCCTCGACCGCATGGTGTATGAGGATGCTAAGAAAGAATTTTCACTGGCTTCCATGACGGGCTTTGGAGCTGACGGCTCACGCTTGGAAAAGGAACTTGATTTTGAGCAGGTACGCGGCGACTTTGAAAGCAATCCGTTTGTAATGGCTGTGTTGAAACACATTGAGGTGAAGACGGCGCTGGGCGATGAACTGATAGGGCGGATGCAGCGGGTATCAGAAAATTAATTATGATTTGCCGCCTTTTTACTCTAATTAAAGAATTATTTCAATAATAGTTTTTACCTTTGCTCTGTAAAGGCGGTTTTCAGGCTGCCTTTGCTACCCGAATCACTTTTAAACATTAAATATACGAGTAATTATGGCAACAACACCTCCGTTCAAGTATCAGCCCATGTTCGAGAAGGGAAAAGATACTACTGAGTATTATCTGCTTACGAAAGATTACGTGTCAGTAAGCGAGTTTGAAGGAAAACCTATCCTGAAGATTGAAAAAGAAGGTTTGACGGCAATGGCCAATGCGGCTTTCCGTGATGTATCGTTCATGTTGCGTCGTTCGCACAACGAGCAGGTTGCTAAGATTCTGAGTGACCCCGAAGCAAGCGATAACGATAAATACGTGGCACTCACCTTCCTGCGCAATGCAGAGGTAGCGTCCAAAGGGGTACTTCCTTTCTGCCAGGATACGGGTACGGCAATCATCCACGGTGAGAAGGGACAGCAGGTATGGACCGGATACTGTGACGAAGAAGCCCTCTCACTGGGTGTTTACAAGACTTATACCGAAGAGAACCTGCGCTATTCGCAGAATGCTCCCCTCACCATGTACGATGAGGTGAATACGAAGTGCAACCTTCCCGCACAGATTGACATCGAAGCTACGGAAGGTATGGAGTACGAGTTCCTCTGCGTAACCAAGGGTGGTGGCTCTGCCAACAAGACTTATCTCTACCAGGAGACAAAGGCTATCCTCAACCCCGAAACATTGGTTCCCTTCCTTATCTCAAAAATCAAGACTTTGGGTACGGCAGCTTGTCCTCCCTATCACATCGCATTCGTTATCGGCGGTACCTCTGCCGAAAAGAACTTGCTGACTGTGAAACTGGCTTCCACCCACTTCTACGATAACCTACCCACTACCGGCAATGAGTTCGGCCGCGCTTTCCGCGATGTGGAACTGGAGAAGCTGGTACTGGAAGAAGCTCATAAGATTGGCCTCGGTGCCCAGTTCGGCGGCAAGTATCTGGCTCACGACATACGCATCATCCGCCTGCCGCGTCACGGTGCTTCCTGCCCCGTGGGTCTGGGCGTTTCCTGCTCTGCCGACCGCAACATCAAGTGTAAAATCAATAAAGAAGGTATCTGGATTGAAAAGCTCGACAGCAACCCGGGTGAACTGATTCCCGAAGAACTCCGTAAGGCCGGTGAAGGCGATGTGGTGAAGATTGACTTGAACCAGCCGATGGCCGATATTCTGAAGGAACTGACCAAGTATCCGGTTTCCACCCGTTTGTCTCTGAATGGAACCATCATCGTAGGCCGTGACATCGCACACGCCAAGCTGAAAGAACGTCTGGACCGTGGCGAAGACCTGCCGCAGTACATCAAAGACCATCCCATCTACTACGCCGGTCCTGCCAAGACTCCTCAAGGCATGGCTTGCGGCTCCATGGGCCCGACTACTGCCGGACGTATGGACCCGTATGTAGACCTCTTCCAAAGCCACGGCGGCAGCATGATTATGCTTGCCAAAGGTAACCGCAGCCAGCAAGTGACAGATGCCTGCCAAAAGTATGGCGGTTTCTACTTGGGCTCTATCGGTGGTCCTGCCGCTATCTTGGCACAGAACAACATCAAGAGCATTGAGTGCGTGGAATATCCCGAACTCGGTATGGAAGCTATCTGGAAGATTGAGGTGGAGAACTTCCCTGCATTCATCTTGGTGGACGATAAGGGCAACGACTTCTTCAAGCAACTGAAGCCCTGGAATTGCAGCAAGTAAAACAGAAGCCTTTTAGAAAGGCATAATATAAGGAAAGCCGTAACGGAGAAAATCTTGTTACGGCTTTTTTGTTTTGTAGAGGAAAACAAAGTGTTTCGCGGCATAGAACACTCTGTTTCATCAAGCAAAACAAACTGTTCCTTTATGTTGAAACAAATTGTTTCAATAGGAAGAAACAAACTGTTCTTTCATGTTGGAACAAAGTGTTCTTCCCTATTGGAACACTCTGTTCTGCCTTGATAAAACAGATTGTTTTCTATAGGAGAATAAAACTGAAACTCGTTTGTTGTCGTATTTTTGTTACATTCTCCTTTTCATTTCTCGGTTAACTTCTTTATCTTTAGCCCTCCAAACAACCAATTTAATAAAACATGGAACCAACTCTTACACGACAAACTCCGGCACAACACATCGTATGGCTGGATGTGGTACGCCTTGTTGCAATGTTTACAGTAGTTTGCTGCCATTGCACAGACCCTTTTAACTTCTATCCGGGCACATCGCCCGACATTGTTGACATCAAGTTCTGGGGAGCTGTCTACGGTGCGGCGCTCCGTCCTTGCGTACCGCTTTTTGTAATGATTACCGGTGCATTGCTGTTGCCGGTACGGGGTGACGCCTCGGCATTCTACAAGAAACGTATCCCCCGCGTATTCTTTCCTTTCCTCATCTGGTCTGTGATTTACAATCTGTTCCCCTGGATAACGGGACTGCTGGGAGTGGAGCCGAAAGTGATTCTGGATTTCTTCCCTTATTCGGGTGAGGAAGTGATGCGCCAGTCTCTGGCAGTGAGCCTGGGATATATTGCAGAAATGCCTTTTAATTTCTCTCTATTGGATGTACACATGTGGTATATCTATCTGCTGATAGGGCTTTATCTCTATCTTCCGATATTCTCGGCATGGGTGGAGAAGGCCTCGGAACGTGCCAAACTATGGTTTCTTGCAGCATGGGGAGTGACACTGCTGCTGCCTTATTATACCGAGTTTGCCGCTCCGTACCTTTGGGGGACTTGCTCGTGGAACTCGTTCGGTATGCTGTATTACTTTGCCGGTTTTAACGGCTACCTATTGTTGGGCCATTATCTGAGGAACCATAACTGGACGGGCCGGCAACTCTGTGGCATCGGCATTCCCATGTTTGCCATTGGCTATGCCGTGACATTCCTTGGTTTCCGTCGTATGACCTCCTTGCCGGATTTTACGGATGAGATGCTCGAACTCTTTTTCACCTACTGTTCGCTGAATGTAGTAATGATGACCATCCCCGTGTTTATGCTTTGCAAGCGGGCCAATTTCCGTTCGGAGCGCATCAAGAAAGCATTGGCAAACTTGACGCTCTGTGGTTTTGGAGTCTATATGATACACTATTTCTTTACCGGACCGAGCGTAGTCCTGATGCGTGCTATCCATGTTCCTATCTATCTTCAGATACCTTGTGCCGCAGTCGTCGCTTTCTGTACTTCCTGGTTTCTGGTGGCAATGGCATACCGTTGTTTCGGGAAGCAGACCAAGTGGGTGCTGGGGTAGTTTGGATGAAAGATTGTTTATCTTTAAAGGAGGAGATTTAGGGCTTATTATTTCCTCCAGATTCTCCACATATAGTAAGCGCAGTGCGTGAATGCGAAAACAAACGAGATAATCAGCAGCACTTTGTTTTCTCCCCATCCCACAGTCTGTTGGTGCCACAGTCCGGTGATGACGCAAAGAACGGCAAGGATAAGTCCAATCATGTTCAAGG
This genomic window contains:
- a CDS encoding acyltransferase, translating into MEPTLTRQTPAQHIVWLDVVRLVAMFTVVCCHCTDPFNFYPGTSPDIVDIKFWGAVYGAALRPCVPLFVMITGALLLPVRGDASAFYKKRIPRVFFPFLIWSVIYNLFPWITGLLGVEPKVILDFFPYSGEEVMRQSLAVSLGYIAEMPFNFSLLDVHMWYIYLLIGLYLYLPIFSAWVEKASERAKLWFLAAWGVTLLLPYYTEFAAPYLWGTCSWNSFGMLYYFAGFNGYLLLGHYLRNHNWTGRQLCGIGIPMFAIGYAVTFLGFRRMTSLPDFTDEMLELFFTYCSLNVVMMTIPVFMLCKRANFRSERIKKALANLTLCGFGVYMIHYFFTGPSVVLMRAIHVPIYLQIPCAAVVAFCTSWFLVAMAYRCFGKQTKWVLG
- a CDS encoding fumarate hydratase encodes the protein MATTPPFKYQPMFEKGKDTTEYYLLTKDYVSVSEFEGKPILKIEKEGLTAMANAAFRDVSFMLRRSHNEQVAKILSDPEASDNDKYVALTFLRNAEVASKGVLPFCQDTGTAIIHGEKGQQVWTGYCDEEALSLGVYKTYTEENLRYSQNAPLTMYDEVNTKCNLPAQIDIEATEGMEYEFLCVTKGGGSANKTYLYQETKAILNPETLVPFLISKIKTLGTAACPPYHIAFVIGGTSAEKNLLTVKLASTHFYDNLPTTGNEFGRAFRDVELEKLVLEEAHKIGLGAQFGGKYLAHDIRIIRLPRHGASCPVGLGVSCSADRNIKCKINKEGIWIEKLDSNPGELIPEELRKAGEGDVVKIDLNQPMADILKELTKYPVSTRLSLNGTIIVGRDIAHAKLKERLDRGEDLPQYIKDHPIYYAGPAKTPQGMACGSMGPTTAGRMDPYVDLFQSHGGSMIMLAKGNRSQQVTDACQKYGGFYLGSIGGPAAILAQNNIKSIECVEYPELGMEAIWKIEVENFPAFILVDDKGNDFFKQLKPWNCSK
- a CDS encoding DUF4954 family protein — its product is MNYRRLTEDEILRLKSQSCLADDWGKVTVAEEFSTEFVHHTRFSGEVCLGVFHSEFMLPGGIRKHSGLRHVTLHNVTVGDNCCIENIQNYIANYEIGHDTFIENVDIILVDGVSKFGNGVEVSVLNETGGREVLINDKLSAHQAYILALYRHRPELIARMKEITDFYSNKHASAVGSIGNHVMILNTGSIKNVRIGDYCRICGTCRLYNGSINSNEVAPVHIGHGVICDDFIISTGSHVDDGAMLSRCFVGQACKLGHNYSASDSLFFSNCQGENGEACAIFAGPYTVTHHKSTLLIAGMFSFMNAGSGSNQSNHMYKLGPIHQGTLERGAKTTSDSYILWPARVGAFSLVMGRHVNHSDTSNLPFSYLIEQNNTTYLVPGVNLRSVGTIRDAQKWPKRDGRTDPNKLDYINYNLLSPYTVQKMFKGRETLQNLRHASGELSDIYSFHSAKIRNSALVKGIRFYEIAIHKFLGNSVIKRLEGIDFRSNEEIRARLKPDTAIGSGEWVDISGLIAPKSEIDALIDGIESGKVNRLKSINAEFEKMHSNYYTYEWTWAYEKLEEFYGIKPEGMTAEDVIHIVEKWKEAVVGLDRMVYEDAKKEFSLASMTGFGADGSRLEKELDFEQVRGDFESNPFVMAVLKHIEVKTALGDELIGRMQRVSEN